The Tistrella mobilis genome window below encodes:
- the coaD gene encoding pantetheine-phosphate adenylyltransferase, giving the protein MEDQALSGKGIYPGTFDPVTNGHMDIIRRSLRVVDKLVVAVAANPGKGPMFSLEERVSLVLAELQTLPPDQAARVEVKPFDTLLMHFAVEQGAGVIMRGLRAVSDFEYEFQMAGMNARLNTQVETVFLMASEKVQFISSRFVKEIGRLGGDISQFVSPQVKTILDVRFEEERNGIRPLD; this is encoded by the coding sequence GTGGAGGACCAGGCATTGAGCGGCAAGGGCATCTATCCGGGGACATTCGACCCGGTGACCAACGGGCATATGGACATCATCCGACGCAGCCTCAGGGTGGTGGACAAGCTCGTGGTGGCCGTGGCGGCCAACCCCGGCAAGGGACCGATGTTTTCTCTTGAGGAGCGGGTGAGCCTGGTGCTTGCCGAGCTTCAGACCCTGCCGCCGGACCAGGCTGCCCGGGTCGAGGTGAAACCCTTCGACACCCTGCTGATGCATTTCGCAGTCGAACAGGGCGCGGGCGTCATCATGCGTGGCCTGCGCGCCGTGTCTGACTTCGAATACGAGTTCCAGATGGCGGGAATGAACGCTCGGCTGAACACGCAGGTCGAGACGGTCTTCCTGATGGCCTCGGAGAAGGTGCAGTTCATTTCCTCGCGCTTCGTGAAGGAGATCGGCCGGCTTGGCGGTGACATCTCGCAGTTCGTCAGCCCGCAGGTGAAGACGATCCTGGACGTGCGTTTCGAAGAGGAGCGCAACGGCATCCGTCCGCTGGACTGA
- the queA gene encoding tRNA preQ1(34) S-adenosylmethionine ribosyltransferase-isomerase QueA translates to MKVDLFDFDLPRELIAQRPAEPRESARLLRIRAGGLTDHRVADLPDLLRPDDLLVVNDTRVIPSRLFGRRGEARVEVTLHKAEGLDVWAAFARPARKLRLGDRFEAEAGGRALGAEVIERRDAGEVVLRFDLAGGELIQALEEVGRLPLPPYIERPEGADARDTEDYQTIFARDKGAVAAPTAGLHFTDRLLSALDARGIERLALTLHVGAGTFLPVKADDTVDHHMHAEWGRLTAETADRLNAARAAGRRIVAVGTTAMRLLETAAGEDRRFRPFEGETRIFITPGGRPIRGTDALMTNFHLPRSTLFMLVSAFAGLNRMHAAYAHAIAGGYRFFSYGDACLIDHCPDDAAS, encoded by the coding sequence ATGAAAGTCGACCTGTTCGATTTCGACCTGCCGCGCGAGCTGATCGCCCAGCGCCCGGCCGAGCCTCGTGAAAGCGCCCGTCTGCTCCGGATCCGGGCGGGCGGGCTGACGGATCATCGCGTCGCCGACCTGCCGGATCTCCTCCGCCCCGACGACCTGCTGGTGGTCAACGACACACGGGTGATCCCGTCGCGATTGTTCGGCCGGCGCGGTGAAGCCAGGGTCGAGGTAACGCTGCACAAGGCCGAGGGCCTGGATGTCTGGGCAGCCTTTGCACGCCCGGCCCGCAAGCTCCGCCTGGGCGACCGGTTCGAGGCCGAGGCCGGCGGACGGGCGCTGGGGGCCGAGGTGATCGAGCGGCGCGATGCCGGCGAGGTCGTGCTGCGCTTCGATCTGGCCGGCGGCGAGTTGATCCAGGCACTGGAAGAGGTGGGGCGCCTGCCGCTGCCGCCCTATATCGAGCGGCCGGAGGGCGCGGATGCCCGCGACACCGAGGATTACCAGACGATCTTTGCCCGGGATAAGGGCGCCGTCGCGGCCCCGACCGCCGGGCTGCACTTCACCGACCGGCTGCTTTCAGCCCTTGATGCCCGAGGCATCGAGCGCCTGGCGCTGACGCTGCATGTCGGGGCCGGCACCTTTCTGCCGGTGAAGGCCGATGATACGGTCGACCATCATATGCATGCCGAGTGGGGGCGGCTGACGGCGGAGACGGCGGACCGGCTGAATGCGGCGCGGGCGGCCGGCCGGCGGATCGTCGCCGTCGGCACCACCGCCATGCGCCTGCTTGAGACGGCCGCCGGTGAGGATCGGCGCTTCCGGCCGTTCGAGGGCGAAACCCGGATCTTCATTACCCCCGGCGGCCGGCCGATCCGGGGCACCGACGCGCTGATGACCAATTTCCACCTGCCGCGCTCCACCCTGTTCATGCTGGTCTCGGCCTTTGCCGGGCTGAACCGGATGCACGCGGCCTATGCCCACGCCATCGCCGGCGGCTATCGCTTCTTCTCTTATGGCGACGCCTGCCTGATCGACCATTGCCCGGACGACGCCGCATCATGA
- the tgt gene encoding tRNA guanosine(34) transglycosylase Tgt, giving the protein MTTIPHEQSPSRVVAGQGAEPRFGYTLTAEDGMARRGRIVTAHGAIDTPAFMPVGTAGTVKGLTPEQVAATGAQILLGNTYHLMLRPGAERVDRLGGLHRFMNWPAPILTDSGGFQVMSLAALRKLDDDGVTFRSHLDGSKIRLTPERSIEIQRLLDATITMCFDECTPYPATYDQAASSMRLSMRWAGRCRAAFADRPGYALFGIVQGGVHGDLRAESVERLTEIGFEGYAVGGLAVGEGFELMCSTLDVTTPLMPRDKPRYLMGVGRPQDLVAAVRRGIDMFDCVMPTRSGRTGQAFTRRGPVNIRNARHADDPRPLDDRCGCPACMQYSRAYLHHLHKASEILGAVLLTQHNLWYYQDLMRDMRAAIPEGRMDAFTAEFEAGLAEGDIPPL; this is encoded by the coding sequence ATGACCACGATCCCGCACGAGCAGAGCCCGTCCCGCGTTGTTGCGGGCCAGGGTGCCGAACCCCGCTTTGGCTACACGCTGACGGCCGAGGACGGCATGGCCCGGCGCGGCCGGATCGTCACCGCCCATGGCGCCATCGACACGCCGGCCTTCATGCCGGTCGGCACGGCCGGTACGGTGAAGGGCCTGACCCCTGAGCAGGTGGCGGCGACCGGCGCGCAGATCCTGCTGGGCAATACCTATCACCTGATGCTGCGCCCGGGCGCTGAACGGGTCGACCGGCTGGGCGGGCTGCACCGCTTCATGAACTGGCCGGCGCCGATCCTGACCGACAGCGGCGGGTTTCAGGTCATGTCGCTGGCGGCGCTGCGCAAGCTGGATGATGACGGTGTCACTTTCCGCTCGCATCTGGACGGTAGCAAGATCCGCCTGACGCCCGAGCGGTCGATCGAGATCCAGCGTCTGCTCGATGCCACGATCACCATGTGCTTCGACGAATGCACGCCCTATCCCGCGACCTATGACCAGGCCGCAAGCTCGATGCGGCTGTCGATGCGCTGGGCGGGGCGCTGCCGCGCGGCCTTTGCCGATCGGCCGGGCTATGCCCTGTTCGGCATCGTTCAGGGTGGGGTTCATGGCGATCTGCGCGCCGAAAGCGTGGAACGGCTGACGGAGATCGGCTTCGAGGGCTATGCCGTGGGTGGCCTGGCGGTTGGTGAGGGGTTCGAGCTGATGTGCTCCACCCTGGATGTCACCACGCCGCTGATGCCGCGCGACAAGCCGCGCTATCTGATGGGGGTTGGTCGACCGCAGGACCTGGTGGCGGCGGTGCGGCGCGGCATCGACATGTTCGACTGCGTAATGCCGACGCGATCCGGCCGGACCGGCCAGGCCTTCACCCGCCGTGGCCCGGTCAATATCCGCAACGCCCGCCATGCCGACGATCCGCGGCCGCTGGACGACCGCTGTGGATGCCCTGCCTGCATGCAGTATTCGCGCGCCTATCTGCATCACCTGCACAAGGCGAGCGAGATCCTGGGCGCCGTACTGCTGACCCAGCACAATCTCTGGTACTATCAGGATCTTATGCGCGACATGCGCGCCGCCATCCCGGAGGGCCGGATGGACGCCTTTACGGCAGAATTCGAGGCCGGTCTCGCCGAGGGGGACATCCCGCCGCTCTGA
- a CDS encoding AMP-binding protein yields the protein MTMTYAEARAFLLANRENYDRACAGFSWPRPERFNWALDWFDAVLATEAESRNRPALRIVDVPTGAETSLSFAELRDRSDRVANHLRYLGVARGDRILLMLGNTVPLWETMLAAMKLGAVVIPATTLLSTEDLDDRLERGRVRHIIAGAEHAAKFEALERARGLTRIAADGSAPGWTDFADAHENPRFAHGFTPDGETRAEDELLLYFTSGTTAKPKLVIHTHASYPIGHLSTMYWLGLKPGDVHLNISSPGWAKHAWSCFFAPWIAGATIFIANQPRFEAASLLNAIAQGGVTTLCAPPTVWRMFIQQDLKSIRTSLREVCGAGEPLNPEIIEQVQEAWGLTIRDGYGQTETSAQFGNPPGQPIKTGSMGRPLPGYVATLLDADGNQVEEGEIALALGDRRPASLMRGYEAAEGKALLATSGDFYRTGDVAIRDDDGYFTFVGRADDVFKASDYRISPFELESVLIEHDAVAEAAVVPAPDPVRLAVPKAYISLIKGFEPDAETARDILAYVRGRVAPFKRIRRIEFTEDLPKTISGKIRRVELRRGENAGEAPESRGGIEFREEDFPDLKG from the coding sequence ATGACCATGACCTATGCCGAGGCCCGCGCCTTTCTGCTGGCCAATCGCGAGAATTACGACCGCGCCTGCGCCGGGTTTTCCTGGCCGCGCCCCGAGAGGTTCAACTGGGCGCTGGACTGGTTCGATGCCGTGCTCGCGACCGAGGCCGAAAGCCGCAACCGTCCGGCGCTTCGGATCGTCGACGTGCCGACCGGCGCCGAGACCTCGCTGAGTTTTGCCGAGCTGCGCGATCGCTCGGACCGGGTCGCCAACCATCTCCGCTATCTGGGTGTCGCGCGCGGCGATCGCATCCTGCTGATGCTGGGCAACACGGTCCCGCTTTGGGAGACGATGCTGGCGGCCATGAAACTGGGGGCCGTGGTCATCCCCGCCACCACCCTGCTGTCCACCGAGGATCTTGACGACCGGCTGGAGCGTGGTCGTGTGCGCCACATCATCGCGGGTGCGGAGCACGCGGCCAAATTCGAGGCGCTGGAACGGGCCCGCGGACTGACCCGGATCGCCGCCGATGGCAGCGCTCCGGGCTGGACCGATTTCGCGGATGCCCATGAAAATCCGCGCTTTGCCCACGGCTTCACCCCGGATGGTGAGACCCGGGCCGAGGATGAGCTGCTGCTCTACTTCACCTCCGGCACCACCGCCAAGCCCAAGCTGGTGATCCACACCCATGCCAGCTACCCGATCGGTCATCTTTCCACCATGTACTGGCTGGGGCTTAAGCCCGGCGACGTGCATCTGAACATCTCGTCACCCGGCTGGGCCAAGCACGCATGGAGCTGCTTTTTCGCCCCCTGGATCGCCGGCGCCACGATCTTCATCGCCAATCAGCCCCGTTTCGAGGCTGCGAGCCTGCTCAACGCCATTGCGCAGGGCGGTGTCACCACACTCTGTGCCCCGCCGACGGTCTGGCGGATGTTCATCCAGCAGGATCTGAAGTCGATCCGCACCAGCCTGCGCGAGGTCTGCGGCGCGGGTGAACCGCTGAACCCCGAGATCATCGAACAGGTTCAGGAAGCCTGGGGCCTGACCATCCGGGACGGCTATGGCCAGACGGAGACCAGCGCCCAGTTCGGCAACCCGCCCGGCCAGCCGATCAAGACCGGCTCCATGGGGCGGCCGCTGCCGGGCTATGTCGCAACCCTGCTCGATGCCGACGGCAATCAGGTCGAGGAAGGCGAGATCGCCCTTGCTCTCGGTGACCGCCGGCCGGCCAGTCTGATGCGCGGCTACGAGGCAGCAGAGGGCAAGGCTCTGCTCGCCACATCCGGCGACTTCTACCGCACCGGCGACGTGGCCATCCGCGACGACGACGGTTATTTCACCTTCGTCGGTCGTGCCGATGACGTCTTCAAGGCCTCGGATTACCGGATCAGCCCCTTCGAACTGGAGAGCGTGCTGATTGAGCACGACGCCGTCGCCGAGGCGGCCGTGGTTCCCGCGCCCGATCCGGTGCGTCTGGCGGTGCCGAAGGCCTATATCTCTCTGATCAAGGGCTTTGAGCCCGATGCTGAGACGGCGCGTGACATCCTGGCCTATGTCCGCGGCCGGGTGGCGCCCTTCAAGCGCATCCGGCGCATCGAGTTCACCGAGGATCTGCCCAAGACGATTTCGGGCAAGATCCGCCGGGTCGAACTCCGCCGCGGCGAGAACGCGGGCGAGGCACCCGAGAGCCGCGGCGGCATCGAGTTCCGCGAAGAAGACTTCCCCGACCTCAAAGGTTGA
- a CDS encoding methyl-accepting chemotaxis protein yields MFTIHLPGILDLFTASNLWWPLNAGCSCGRLISMWMLTMDRILGRMTITIKSALLIVIMAAVALIIAVLSYDGLMVSERHGETMRNASERATYGERANGLVMSVVSDSRGIYMSADSEKAEKFAVTLMAALDRLGETMDAWERAVPESQRAEFAPVMAKAKEFIDFRRELVRLGRTEGPVAARAYGDNDANRANRKALNDQLEKLAVQNAAAVDAGVHAMREFHDSRVALLLGVAAAGILLGLAAAGVVAIAGIGRPLGRISGAMETIAAGTDDVTVPGTDRRDEVGVMARALEVLRGAQATARRLGEERERAQIERLKRAEALERRIQGFDRDVVSILAEVDKAIRHLQDTAGTMSGLADDLRGRAGSSAAAAEQTSANVQTVAAAAEEMAGTLREISNQVVRSTDVAAKASAQAEGADQTIQSLAEAAGRIGDIVRLIEDIAGQTNLLALNATIEAARAGDAGKGFAVVAGEVKSLAGQTGKATADIAAQISAIQTATERSVEAFRAIGGTIDNINEISTTIASAVEEQTAATGEIARNVQQAAVGSQEVSTTVSQVNRAADDTGSAARSLAQATDLLSAQAGRLRQDIDAFLTDMRNQSLSAA; encoded by the coding sequence TTGTTTACCATTCATTTACCCGGTATTCTCGATTTATTTACCGCGTCCAATTTATGGTGGCCTCTGAATGCGGGCTGCAGCTGCGGCCGCCTCATTTCGATGTGGATGTTGACGATGGACCGGATCCTCGGACGTATGACCATCACGATCAAGTCGGCCCTGCTGATCGTGATCATGGCGGCGGTGGCGCTGATCATTGCCGTTTTGAGCTATGACGGGCTGATGGTCAGCGAGCGCCATGGCGAAACCATGCGCAACGCTTCCGAGCGGGCCACCTATGGCGAGCGGGCGAACGGGCTGGTGATGTCGGTGGTCTCTGACAGCCGTGGCATCTATATGTCCGCGGATTCCGAAAAGGCCGAGAAGTTTGCCGTGACGTTGATGGCGGCGCTCGACCGGCTGGGCGAGACGATGGACGCCTGGGAGCGTGCGGTTCCCGAATCTCAGCGCGCCGAGTTCGCGCCTGTCATGGCGAAGGCGAAGGAGTTCATCGATTTCCGCCGCGAGCTCGTCCGTCTCGGCCGGACGGAAGGGCCTGTTGCGGCGCGGGCCTATGGCGACAATGACGCGAACCGGGCCAACCGGAAGGCACTCAACGATCAGCTGGAGAAGCTGGCGGTGCAGAACGCGGCGGCGGTGGATGCGGGCGTCCATGCCATGCGTGAATTCCACGACAGCCGCGTGGCGCTGCTGCTCGGCGTCGCCGCTGCGGGCATCCTCCTTGGGCTGGCTGCTGCTGGTGTCGTTGCGATTGCCGGGATCGGCCGACCTCTCGGCCGGATCAGCGGTGCAATGGAGACGATTGCCGCCGGCACCGATGACGTCACGGTGCCCGGAACCGATCGCCGCGACGAGGTGGGTGTGATGGCACGGGCGCTGGAGGTGCTGCGGGGCGCGCAGGCCACGGCACGGCGGCTGGGCGAGGAGCGTGAGCGGGCCCAGATCGAACGCCTGAAGCGGGCCGAGGCGCTGGAGCGCCGCATTCAGGGCTTCGACCGCGACGTCGTGTCCATCCTGGCCGAGGTCGACAAGGCGATCCGGCATCTGCAGGACACTGCCGGCACCATGTCGGGTCTGGCCGACGACCTCCGCGGCCGGGCCGGATCCTCTGCCGCCGCGGCCGAACAGACCTCGGCGAATGTGCAGACCGTGGCCGCCGCTGCTGAAGAGATGGCGGGCACCTTGCGTGAAATCTCCAACCAGGTGGTGCGCTCGACCGATGTCGCAGCCAAGGCCAGCGCCCAGGCGGAAGGCGCCGATCAGACCATCCAGAGCCTGGCGGAAGCTGCCGGCCGGATTGGCGACATCGTTCGACTGATCGAAGACATCGCCGGCCAGACCAATCTGCTGGCATTGAATGCGACCATCGAAGCCGCACGTGCCGGCGATGCCGGCAAGGGCTTTGCGGTGGTCGCCGGTGAGGTGAAGAGCCTGGCCGGGCAGACGGGCAAGGCGACCGCCGATATCGCGGCCCAGATTTCGGCCATCCAGACCGCCACCGAACGCTCGGTCGAAGCCTTCCGGGCCATCGGCGGGACGATCGACAACATCAACGAGATCTCGACCACGATCGCGAGCGCCGTGGAAGAGCAGACCGCGGCAACGGGCGAGATTGCCCGCAATGTTCAGCAGGCCGCCGTGGGGTCGCAGGAGGTGTCGACCACGGTTTCGCAGGTCAACCGCGCTGCCGACGATACCGGCTCTGCCGCACGCAGCCTGGCACAGGCAACCGATCTGCTGTCGGCGCAGGCGGGGCGGCTGCGGCAGGATATCGATGCCTTCCTGACCGACATGCGCAATCAGAGCCTCTCTGCGGCATGA
- a CDS encoding nuclear transport factor 2 family protein — MTVKSPIRAGLFAVTIVALGAALPLAPAAQAAAAKTKPVQTAALAPEPRPTAKPTPPAGSTVVAAVSPSVVAGAAAYDPNKVKSEIDAALASWAWSLNSGQQGVVVTNMYGPDAIMMSDDQSQVMFNNGGIVRYYGTLVSHRPDLKVTFGDGWITVLGPDVGTATGFYTFTYTQGGKQVTEPARYTLIYRKTVDGWRIVSHHSSRLPQAQS, encoded by the coding sequence ATGACCGTGAAGTCCCCGATCCGTGCCGGGCTGTTCGCCGTGACGATCGTCGCGCTGGGTGCCGCCCTGCCGCTTGCACCTGCGGCCCAGGCGGCCGCCGCGAAGACCAAGCCCGTCCAGACCGCGGCCCTCGCACCCGAACCGCGCCCCACGGCCAAGCCGACCCCGCCGGCCGGCAGCACGGTGGTGGCTGCGGTGTCGCCGTCCGTGGTTGCGGGCGCTGCGGCCTATGATCCGAACAAGGTGAAGTCCGAGATCGACGCGGCCCTGGCCAGCTGGGCCTGGTCGCTGAACAGCGGTCAGCAGGGTGTCGTGGTCACCAACATGTATGGCCCGGACGCCATCATGATGAGCGACGATCAGAGCCAGGTGATGTTCAATAATGGCGGCATCGTCCGCTATTACGGCACACTTGTCTCGCATCGCCCCGATCTGAAGGTGACCTTCGGCGACGGCTGGATCACCGTGCTCGGCCCCGATGTCGGGACGGCCACCGGCTTCTACACCTTCACCTATACCCAGGGCGGCAAGCAGGTGACGGAACCTGCCCGCTATACGCTGATCTACCGTAAGACCGTGGATGGCTGGCGTATCGTGTCGCACCATTCCTCGCGGCTTCCCCAGGCGCAGAGCTGA